One genomic window of Stigmatella ashevillena includes the following:
- a CDS encoding DMT family transporter, protein MSTARRGADAFLFQVMLGLCSIWGLQQVAIKAAAPDIVPLMQTMARSGIAALLVGLVMSWRGDWKSVRGTLRGGLLTGALFALEFLFIALGLQYTLASHISLFLYTSPIFSALGLHLLLPSERLRPFQWLGIAVCFGGIAVAFSGGLTLAHMDTRMLLGDALGLLSGAAWGATTVAVRTSRLSEAPPTLTLFYQLVVASVALLALAGMSGQIHQVALTPLSMGSVLFQGVVVSFASYLTWFWLMRRYLASQMAVLSFMTPLFGITFGVVLLGEPLSLNFVAGAVLVLLGITLVNAGPWIRRRLTQGAGP, encoded by the coding sequence GGCCTGCAACAGGTGGCGATCAAGGCCGCTGCGCCGGACATCGTGCCCCTGATGCAGACCATGGCCCGCTCCGGCATTGCCGCGCTGCTGGTGGGGCTCGTGATGAGCTGGCGCGGCGACTGGAAGAGCGTGCGGGGAACGCTGCGTGGGGGGCTGCTGACCGGAGCGTTGTTCGCCCTCGAGTTCCTCTTCATCGCGCTCGGCCTGCAATACACCCTGGCGTCGCACATCTCGCTCTTCCTCTACACCTCGCCCATCTTCTCGGCGCTCGGTCTGCACCTGCTGCTGCCCAGCGAGCGTCTGCGCCCGTTCCAGTGGCTGGGCATCGCCGTGTGCTTCGGAGGCATCGCGGTGGCCTTCAGCGGCGGGCTGACGCTGGCCCACATGGACACGCGAATGCTCCTCGGGGATGCGCTGGGCCTGCTCAGCGGCGCGGCCTGGGGGGCCACCACCGTGGCCGTCCGGACCTCCCGTTTGTCCGAGGCCCCGCCCACCCTGACGCTGTTCTACCAGTTGGTGGTCGCCTCCGTGGCGCTGTTGGCACTCGCGGGGATGAGCGGTCAGATTCACCAGGTGGCGCTCACACCCCTGAGCATGGGCAGCGTGCTGTTCCAGGGCGTGGTGGTGTCGTTCGCCAGCTACCTCACCTGGTTCTGGCTGATGCGCCGCTACCTGGCGTCACAGATGGCGGTGCTCTCTTTCATGACCCCCCTGTTCGGCATCACCTTTGGCGTGGTGCTGTTGGGCGAGCCGCTCAGCCTGAACTTCGTCGCGGGGGCCGTGCTGGTGCTGCTGGGCATCACCCTGGTCAACGCAGGGCCCTGGATACGCCGGAGGCTGACGCAAGGAGCCGGTCCTTGA